In Pelosinus sp. UFO1, one genomic interval encodes:
- a CDS encoding glutamate-5-semialdehyde dehydrogenase produces MGHLSELEVKGKSAKQAARKLATLSTTVKNQALVSMADALEREWEAILAANVIDIENGKEKGLSESLLDRLLLTQSRIQSMADGLRQIAELPDPIGEVLSTNCRPNGLEITKVRVPLGVIGIIYEARPNVTVDAAGLCLKTGNAVILRGGSEAIHSNTAITKVISQAAYNAGIPVGAFQLIETTDRQAVNAMLKLNQYLDVIIPRGGAGLIKTVVENSTVPVIETGTGICHTFVDESADLNMAQSIAFNAKVSRPGVCNSMETLLVHKEVAGKFLPEMLMKYQQAGVELRGCSVTRNYHKCVKPASDDDWATEYSDFILSVKVVADLDEALEHIDQYSTRHSEAIVTQNNENAIRFHHEVDAAAVYVNASTRFTDGFEFGFGAEIGISTQKLHARGPMGLAELTSIKYIISGNGQIRE; encoded by the coding sequence ATGGGACATCTATCAGAACTAGAGGTTAAAGGTAAGAGTGCCAAACAGGCAGCGAGAAAACTTGCTACCCTATCCACTACGGTTAAAAATCAGGCCCTTGTTAGTATGGCAGATGCTCTAGAGAGAGAATGGGAAGCTATTTTAGCTGCTAATGTGATAGATATAGAGAATGGTAAAGAAAAGGGCTTGTCTGAATCCTTACTAGATCGTTTATTACTAACCCAAAGTAGAATTCAAAGTATGGCAGATGGCTTAAGGCAAATTGCAGAATTACCGGATCCGATCGGTGAAGTTCTTAGTACAAATTGCAGGCCTAATGGTCTAGAAATTACTAAGGTACGAGTTCCTCTTGGTGTAATTGGTATTATCTATGAGGCACGTCCTAATGTGACAGTTGATGCAGCAGGACTTTGTTTAAAGACTGGAAATGCTGTAATTCTACGAGGGGGGTCTGAGGCGATTCATTCGAATACTGCCATTACCAAAGTCATTTCCCAAGCGGCGTATAATGCTGGGATTCCTGTGGGTGCGTTTCAATTGATTGAAACTACAGATCGCCAGGCTGTTAATGCTATGTTGAAGCTTAATCAGTATTTGGATGTCATTATTCCTCGTGGTGGGGCTGGGTTGATAAAAACAGTGGTAGAAAATAGTACGGTACCTGTTATTGAAACAGGTACAGGAATATGCCATACTTTTGTGGATGAATCGGCGGATCTTAATATGGCACAGTCCATTGCCTTTAATGCTAAGGTATCCAGACCAGGTGTATGTAATTCCATGGAAACCTTGCTAGTGCATAAGGAAGTGGCAGGCAAGTTTTTGCCAGAGATGCTTATGAAATATCAGCAGGCTGGTGTAGAGCTTAGAGGATGTTCTGTAACAAGAAACTATCACAAGTGCGTAAAGCCAGCTAGTGATGACGATTGGGCTACGGAGTACTCAGACTTCATCTTATCCGTAAAAGTAGTTGCTGATCTTGATGAGGCGTTGGAACATATTGATCAATATAGTACTCGTCATTCAGAGGCTATTGTTACGCAAAATAACGAGAATGCCATACGTTTTCACCATGAAGTAGATGCAGCTGCTGTCTATGTGAATGCTTCTACTCGTTTTACAGATGGGTTTGAATTCGGCTTTGGCGCTGAAATTGGTATCAGTACCCAAAAACTACATGCTCGCGGTCCTATGGGATTGGCAGAATTAACGAGTATCAAATATATTATTTCAGGCAATGGACAGATAAGGGAGTAA
- the proB gene encoding glutamate 5-kinase, with the protein MFTRENLAKAKRVVVKVGTSTLTHSTGKLNLWRIEKLVRELADLANQGKEIILVTSGAVGAGMDVLGLKERPKTIPEKQAAAAVGQGRLMHTYEKLFGEYGQVVAQVLLTREDSVKRTRYTNSRNTLLTLLKMGVIPVINENDAVAIDELKIGDNDTLSAMVASIVDADVLIILSDIEGVYTDNPQNNPDAQLIGEVTDITPEIEALAGGAGTVRGTGGMYTKIQAGKIAVNSGVTMVIASGLQDGILREVLSGKSVGTIFLSKENRLQIRKKWLAFGARTQGVLTVDKGCEQALLSGGSSLLAAGVTLVRGDFEHGNTISVVTMEGREIARGIANYNGIDTRKIMGAHTNEIVSILGSKPYDEVIHRDNMVLLV; encoded by the coding sequence ATGTTTACCAGAGAAAATTTGGCTAAAGCCAAACGAGTAGTTGTAAAAGTAGGAACCAGTACGTTAACACATAGCACTGGTAAATTAAATTTGTGGCGTATTGAAAAACTGGTACGAGAATTAGCTGATTTGGCCAACCAAGGCAAAGAAATCATTTTGGTTACCTCCGGGGCAGTGGGAGCTGGCATGGACGTTTTGGGACTAAAAGAACGACCTAAAACCATACCAGAAAAACAAGCTGCAGCAGCTGTTGGCCAGGGCAGGTTGATGCATACTTATGAAAAGCTATTTGGTGAATACGGGCAAGTGGTAGCCCAAGTACTGTTAACTCGTGAAGATTCAGTAAAGCGAACTCGTTATACCAATTCTCGGAATACCTTATTAACCTTACTTAAAATGGGTGTCATCCCGGTAATCAATGAAAATGATGCTGTTGCGATTGATGAATTAAAGATTGGTGACAATGATACCTTATCCGCCATGGTAGCTAGTATTGTTGATGCGGACGTATTAATTATCTTATCAGATATTGAAGGAGTATACACAGATAATCCACAAAATAACCCTGATGCACAGTTAATTGGGGAAGTAACAGATATTACACCAGAGATTGAAGCCTTGGCTGGTGGTGCTGGTACAGTAAGGGGTACAGGTGGTATGTATACGAAGATACAAGCCGGGAAAATTGCTGTTAATTCAGGTGTAACGATGGTCATTGCCTCCGGTTTACAAGATGGTATTTTACGCGAAGTGTTAAGTGGGAAAAGTGTGGGGACCATTTTTCTATCAAAAGAAAATCGATTACAAATACGTAAAAAGTGGTTAGCCTTTGGCGCTCGTACCCAAGGAGTACTAACGGTAGATAAAGGCTGTGAACAGGCACTACTATCAGGAGGATCTAGCTTATTAGCCGCTGGCGTTACTTTAGTCAGGGGAGATTTTGAACATGGAAATACCATTAGTGTAGTCACTATGGAAGGGCGGGAAATCGCTAGAGGCATTGCCAATTATAATGGTATCGATACCAGAAAAATTATGGGAGCTCATACGAATGAGATTGTTTCTATATTAGGATCAAAACCATATGATGAAGTGATCCATAGAGATAACATGGTATTGTTAGTATAA
- the yhbY gene encoding ribosome assembly RNA-binding protein YhbY, with the protein MEEITELTGKQKRYLRSLGSTMDPVVQIGKTGISATLLDSAKDAVIARELIKVRVLQNCSEEPKDIIAELAQGIGAELVQVIGRNGLLYKRNRNPQKSNKIELP; encoded by the coding sequence GTGGAAGAAATTACAGAATTAACAGGAAAACAAAAACGCTATTTGCGTTCGCTGGGAAGCACTATGGATCCTGTTGTACAAATTGGCAAGACAGGAATATCAGCAACCCTGCTGGATAGTGCAAAAGATGCGGTAATTGCGAGGGAATTAATAAAAGTACGTGTATTGCAGAATTGTAGTGAAGAACCGAAAGATATCATTGCGGAATTGGCACAAGGAATTGGTGCTGAATTAGTACAAGTTATTGGACGTAATGGACTTTTATATAAGCGCAATCGCAATCCACAAAAAAGTAATAAAATCGAATTACCTTAA
- the obgE gene encoding GTPase ObgE yields MFIDRAKIEVISGNGGNGMSSWRREKFVPKGGPSGGDGGRGGDIILIVDANTNTLIDFRYKRKFVADNGVNGQTKNMHGQHAEPTYIKVPPGTLVKDAETGEVVADLTKVGQQAIIVKGGRGGRGNARFVNSVNRAPTFSENGAPGAGRILQLELKLLADVGLVGYPSVGKSSIISVVSAARPEVAAYHFTTLTPVLGVVSLDEGHSFVMADIPGLIEGANEGIGLGHDFLRHIERTKVILHVLDVSGIEGRDPIEDYNKINNELKLYNERLSTRPQLIVANKMDLAEAQENYPRVAEYMKNLGHEIYPVSAATGEGLPELMQRTAKLLLEHVEIPEETTETIVYEAKPQEDFTIGRDEDGAFLIRGRGIERLVAMTNFDNDEGVRRFQQLFKRIGIEAALKEKGVNEGDTVRIGEMEFEFRT; encoded by the coding sequence ATGTTTATTGATAGAGCAAAAATTGAAGTGATATCTGGTAATGGCGGTAATGGTATGTCTAGCTGGCGTCGAGAAAAGTTTGTTCCCAAAGGTGGACCCAGTGGTGGTGACGGGGGCCGTGGAGGCGATATCATATTAATCGTGGATGCCAATACCAATACATTGATCGATTTTCGTTATAAACGTAAATTCGTTGCCGATAATGGGGTAAATGGACAAACAAAAAATATGCATGGACAGCATGCGGAACCTACCTATATCAAAGTGCCACCAGGTACTTTAGTCAAGGATGCTGAAACAGGAGAAGTGGTAGCCGATTTGACGAAAGTAGGTCAACAAGCAATCATTGTTAAGGGTGGTCGTGGTGGTCGAGGTAATGCTAGATTTGTAAACAGTGTTAACCGGGCACCAACTTTTTCTGAAAATGGTGCACCTGGTGCAGGGCGGATACTGCAATTGGAACTTAAACTATTAGCGGATGTTGGTTTAGTAGGGTATCCTAGTGTAGGAAAGTCTAGTATTATTTCCGTTGTATCTGCAGCAAGGCCAGAAGTAGCAGCATATCACTTTACAACATTGACTCCCGTGCTTGGTGTAGTCAGTCTTGATGAAGGACATAGTTTTGTAATGGCTGATATTCCAGGATTAATTGAGGGCGCCAATGAAGGAATTGGCTTGGGACATGATTTCCTGCGTCATATTGAGCGTACGAAAGTGATTCTTCATGTACTAGATGTATCTGGTATAGAAGGCCGTGATCCCATAGAAGATTACAACAAGATAAATAATGAACTGAAATTATATAATGAGCGTTTATCAACTCGCCCCCAGCTAATTGTTGCCAATAAAATGGATTTAGCGGAAGCCCAGGAGAATTACCCAAGGGTGGCCGAATACATGAAAAATCTCGGTCATGAAATTTACCCAGTTTCCGCGGCTACAGGTGAAGGATTACCAGAACTCATGCAACGGACAGCGAAGCTGTTATTAGAACACGTAGAAATACCAGAAGAAACCACGGAAACAATTGTTTATGAAGCGAAACCACAAGAAGACTTTACTATAGGCCGTGATGAAGACGGTGCATTTTTAATTCGTGGTAGAGGAATTGAAAGATTAGTCGCAATGACTAATTTTGATAATGATGAAGGCGTACGTCGTTTTCAGCAACTATTTAAGCGCATAGGTATTGAGGCGGCATTAAAAGAAAAAGGTGTTAATGAAGGCGATACGGTACGTATTGGCGAAATGGAATTTGAATTTAGAACATAA
- a CDS encoding Spo0B domain-containing protein, whose protein sequence is MEKHEVCEEIVTLLKKQRHDFVNHLQVIHAMLQMGRGEKALLYIEELAKDPGLVSDAIKAYEEQCGCLHKG, encoded by the coding sequence ATGGAGAAGCATGAAGTGTGTGAAGAAATTGTTACCTTATTAAAAAAACAACGGCATGATTTTGTCAACCATTTGCAAGTAATTCATGCCATGTTACAGATGGGGCGCGGGGAAAAGGCACTTCTTTATATTGAAGAGTTAGCGAAAGATCCTGGGCTCGTATCTGATGCGATAAAGGCTTATGAAGAGCAATGTGGTTGCCTGCATAAGGGATAG
- the rpmA gene encoding 50S ribosomal protein L27, which translates to MFNFNLQLFAHKKGVGSTRNGRDSESKRLGVKRHAGEVVTAGSILVRQRGTHFHTGQNVGIGKDDTLYAKIAGRVAFERKGRNDRQVSVYATEEAI; encoded by the coding sequence ATGTTTAATTTTAATTTACAGCTATTTGCTCATAAAAAAGGTGTAGGTAGTACTCGTAACGGTCGTGACAGTGAGTCTAAACGCCTTGGCGTTAAGCGTCACGCAGGTGAAGTAGTAACTGCTGGCAGCATTTTGGTTCGTCAGAGAGGTACTCATTTCCACACCGGTCAAAATGTTGGCATTGGTAAGGATGATACCTTATATGCGAAAATTGCTGGACGTGTGGCTTTTGAACGTAAAGGCCGTAATGACCGCCAAGTAAGCGTATATGCAACGGAAGAAGCTATCTAA
- a CDS encoding ribosomal-processing cysteine protease Prp, with amino-acid sequence MIKIKIVRNSEQSMVEFSVTGHANTGPHGQDIVCAGISALTQTAVLGLDRHLGTKIHLDIASGNLKMCLLDNPDPLTDAVLETMLIGLTEIAKINPQSVRISEHRR; translated from the coding sequence ATGATCAAGATAAAGATTGTTCGAAACTCAGAACAGAGTATGGTTGAGTTTAGCGTTACTGGACATGCTAATACAGGTCCTCACGGACAAGATATAGTATGTGCGGGTATATCTGCATTGACTCAAACAGCTGTGCTGGGATTGGATCGTCACCTAGGAACCAAGATACATCTTGATATTGCCAGTGGTAATTTAAAGATGTGTTTATTAGATAATCCGGATCCATTAACGGATGCTGTGTTGGAAACTATGCTAATCGGGTTAACCGAAATTGCAAAAATAAATCCGCAAAGTGTTCGTATTTCTGAACACAGGAGGTGA
- the rplU gene encoding 50S ribosomal protein L21, translating to MYAIIETGGKQYRVSEGDVVFIEKVEAADGEAVEFDRVLTLVTEGNVEIGKPLVAGAKVTGKVVSQGKGKKIFVFKYKAKSNYRRRQGHRQPFTKVMIEKIEA from the coding sequence ATGTACGCAATTATTGAAACTGGTGGTAAACAATATCGCGTTTCTGAAGGTGATGTTGTTTTCATTGAAAAAGTTGAAGCTGCTGATGGCGAAGCAGTAGAGTTTGACCGTGTACTTACTTTAGTAACAGAAGGTAATGTAGAAATTGGTAAACCTCTAGTAGCTGGTGCAAAAGTAACTGGTAAAGTAGTTTCTCAAGGTAAAGGCAAGAAGATTTTTGTTTTCAAATACAAAGCAAAATCTAACTACCGTAGACGTCAAGGTCATCGTCAACCGTTCACTAAGGTTATGATCGAGAAGATCGAAGCATAA
- a CDS encoding Rne/Rng family ribonuclease, which produces MAKKIIVNITPEETRMAVFENEEFIEVSIERTRSGHNVGNIYKGKTKNVLPGMQAAFIDIGREKNAFLYIGDTLPQVAAQAIADSALTVGKDVMIQIVKDAIGTKGPRATTHLTLPGRYVVLMPTVDYIATSRRIANEEERVRLKQIVEKVRPEGMGVIVRTMSEGKSEEDLQKDIEYLYNLWKALIARGKRATAPILLYRDVDLVIRIVRDYLSDDVEEFVLDHQEAYGRVCDLLKYASPELVSRVRLYQGKEDIFTHYGLDEELNKLGQRSVWLKCGGYIVIDKTEALTVIDVNTGKFVGSINLSDTVFQTNLEAASEIVRQIRLRDIGGIIIVDFIDMDKEEQKQAVVAALEEKFKRDRTKTNVLGFTGLGLVEITRKKARQNVEGVLYSECPCCEGRGRVQSPETVVINIWRKMRHVMSQSRRQGRIVIQVHPLVAEIIKSQGELPRMEQELACSLRIESLAEMHPEMFSLLHEGE; this is translated from the coding sequence ATGGCGAAAAAAATTATCGTAAATATTACACCAGAAGAAACGCGAATGGCTGTTTTCGAAAATGAAGAGTTTATTGAAGTTTCGATAGAACGAACTCGTAGTGGTCATAATGTTGGCAATATTTATAAGGGCAAAACGAAAAATGTATTGCCGGGTATGCAAGCTGCCTTTATTGACATTGGTAGAGAAAAAAATGCTTTTTTGTATATTGGCGATACGTTGCCTCAAGTTGCTGCCCAGGCCATTGCTGATAGTGCTTTAACAGTAGGTAAAGATGTTATGATTCAAATTGTGAAAGACGCAATTGGCACAAAGGGACCACGGGCTACAACTCATTTGACTCTGCCAGGACGCTATGTAGTATTAATGCCGACGGTGGATTATATTGCTACTTCCAGGCGAATTGCCAATGAAGAAGAGCGGGTGCGGCTAAAGCAGATCGTAGAGAAAGTGCGGCCGGAAGGTATGGGAGTTATTGTCCGTACCATGTCTGAAGGTAAAAGCGAAGAAGATTTGCAGAAAGATATTGAGTATCTTTATAATTTGTGGAAAGCATTGATTGCCAGAGGAAAACGAGCTACTGCGCCTATTTTATTATATCGTGATGTTGATTTGGTGATCCGTATTGTACGGGACTATTTATCCGATGATGTGGAAGAATTCGTATTAGATCATCAAGAAGCCTATGGGCGGGTCTGTGATTTGCTAAAGTATGCATCACCAGAACTAGTAAGCAGGGTCCGGTTATACCAGGGAAAAGAAGATATTTTCACTCATTATGGTCTTGATGAGGAATTAAATAAACTTGGGCAACGCTCTGTTTGGCTTAAATGCGGCGGATACATAGTAATTGATAAAACAGAAGCATTAACTGTAATTGATGTAAACACAGGTAAATTTGTCGGATCTATCAATTTATCGGATACCGTCTTTCAGACCAATTTAGAAGCAGCCAGCGAAATTGTTCGGCAAATTCGCCTTAGAGACATTGGTGGCATTATTATTGTCGATTTTATTGATATGGATAAGGAAGAACAAAAACAAGCAGTTGTAGCAGCATTAGAAGAAAAATTTAAACGTGACCGTACGAAAACGAATGTGCTAGGTTTTACTGGATTGGGATTAGTCGAGATCACAAGGAAAAAGGCACGGCAAAATGTAGAAGGTGTACTTTATAGCGAATGCCCTTGTTGTGAGGGACGTGGTAGAGTGCAGTCCCCAGAGACTGTAGTGATTAATATATGGCGTAAGATGCGTCATGTTATGAGTCAGTCTAGACGTCAAGGACGTATTGTCATCCAAGTGCACCCCCTTGTCGCTGAGATCATTAAGAGCCAAGGAGAGCTACCTCGTATGGAACAAGAATTGGCCTGTTCCCTCAGAATTGAATCTTTGGCAGAGATGCATCCAGAAATGTTTTCTTTACTACACGAAGGTGAGTAA
- a CDS encoding TIGR03936 family radical SAM-associated protein, producing MAKLRLEITKGEEIRYISHLDYASAMERAIIRAKLPAAYSEGFNPHMKISFASALAVGVTSQAEYIDVEFKEEVELSQAVIRLTQSLPSGIKIKGARYMHGNVPALMAIVNLATYEVTMPLLAEDIGVIEDSIRWFNEAETVPYTRESPKGRKEIEVKQYMAQAVKVIILEKAIRLMIDIKITPTGSIKPGEVVAALVDMFDLPVDIDNLLIHRTGLYICDEKRTVSPIEC from the coding sequence ATGGCAAAATTACGTTTAGAGATTACAAAAGGGGAAGAAATTCGTTATATTTCCCATCTTGATTACGCTAGTGCGATGGAGCGAGCTATTATAAGAGCTAAATTACCGGCAGCTTATTCAGAAGGCTTTAATCCTCATATGAAAATATCCTTTGCCTCCGCCTTAGCGGTAGGGGTAACAAGCCAAGCCGAATATATTGATGTTGAATTTAAAGAAGAAGTAGAATTGAGTCAAGCGGTAATTCGCTTAACCCAGTCCCTTCCATCCGGGATTAAAATAAAGGGTGCCAGATATATGCACGGCAATGTTCCCGCCTTAATGGCAATCGTTAATTTAGCAACTTATGAAGTGACGATGCCTCTCTTGGCGGAGGATATTGGGGTTATTGAAGATAGCATCCGCTGGTTTAATGAAGCAGAAACAGTTCCTTATACCCGCGAGTCTCCTAAAGGAAGAAAGGAGATTGAAGTCAAACAGTATATGGCGCAAGCCGTTAAAGTCATAATCCTAGAAAAAGCGATACGTCTGATGATTGATATAAAAATTACACCTACTGGCAGCATTAAACCTGGTGAAGTCGTAGCAGCATTAGTAGATATGTTCGACTTACCTGTAGATATTGATAATCTATTAATTCATCGCACTGGACTTTATATTTGTGATGAGAAAAGAACAGTATCTCCGATTGAATGCTAA
- a CDS encoding TIGR03960 family B12-binding radical SAM protein, whose product MITLDPAMLNRVIKPARYTGNEWNSIKKDHDKVNVTVALSLPDVYEVGMSNLGLKILYQILNNRTDTAAERVYAPWVDMESEMRARNIPLYTLESLKPVSEFDVVGFSLQYEMSYSNVLNMLDLAGIPLFTVERNERMPIIVGGGPCTFNAEPVADFFDCLILGEGEEVMEDLVEAVSAWKQSGKVDGRLGILKRLAKIEGIYVPSLYDVTYHNDGTVAEIVPNCSDAPAVVTKRVVKDLNTVEYATRPIVPFLDIVHDRIMLELFRGCTRGCRFCQAGVLYRPVRERRPEVLLKMAKEMVDSTGYNEISLTSLSSADYSCLPDLVQSLVDDLKEQGVSVSLPSLRIDSFSIELAQKVQQVRKSGLTFAPEAGSQRMRDVINKGVTEQNLEDAVSAAFQAGWSTVKLYFMMGLPTETDEDVLEIADLAYKVLDLYKKITGRRGAKVTVSVSCFVPKPHTPFQWFPQNLASEFERKQQLLKAKLRDRNITFNWHDARTSFLEGAFARGDRRLGQVLLKAWQNGARFDGWSEYFKYDVWIDAFKASDLDPYFYATRERSFEEVMPWDHLSSGATKDFLQREYQQAVQEELTCDCRREKCSACGVCPGLGVEVLDWGNKA is encoded by the coding sequence ATGATAACTTTAGATCCTGCCATGTTAAATCGGGTAATTAAACCCGCTCGGTATACTGGGAATGAGTGGAATAGTATAAAAAAAGATCATGATAAGGTAAATGTAACAGTGGCCTTGTCTTTGCCAGATGTATATGAAGTAGGTATGTCTAATTTGGGGCTTAAAATATTGTATCAGATATTAAATAATCGTACAGATACAGCAGCGGAACGGGTATATGCACCTTGGGTAGATATGGAGTCGGAAATGAGAGCCCGGAATATTCCACTCTATACATTAGAAAGTTTAAAACCAGTCAGTGAGTTTGATGTGGTAGGTTTTTCTTTACAATATGAAATGAGTTATAGCAATGTACTTAATATGCTAGATCTAGCAGGGATTCCTTTATTTACAGTAGAGCGTAATGAGAGGATGCCCATTATCGTGGGAGGCGGACCTTGTACCTTTAACGCAGAACCCGTTGCTGATTTCTTTGATTGTCTAATATTAGGGGAAGGCGAAGAAGTTATGGAAGACCTAGTTGAAGCAGTTTCAGCTTGGAAACAGTCAGGAAAAGTAGATGGCAGGTTAGGGATATTAAAAAGATTAGCCAAAATTGAAGGCATCTATGTTCCCTCCTTATATGATGTCACTTATCATAATGACGGTACGGTAGCTGAGATAGTTCCTAACTGTTCTGATGCACCGGCAGTTGTCACGAAGAGAGTAGTAAAAGACTTGAACACTGTAGAGTATGCTACTAGACCAATTGTACCTTTTTTGGATATTGTTCATGATCGTATTATGCTAGAGTTGTTTCGTGGTTGTACACGGGGCTGTCGTTTTTGCCAAGCCGGCGTTTTGTATCGCCCAGTACGAGAACGCCGCCCTGAAGTTCTTTTGAAAATGGCAAAAGAAATGGTAGATAGCACAGGGTATAATGAAATATCCCTGACCTCTCTTAGTTCTGCAGATTATTCCTGTTTGCCAGATCTAGTGCAGTCTCTTGTTGACGATTTAAAAGAGCAGGGTGTGAGCGTTTCATTGCCATCCCTTAGAATTGATAGTTTTTCTATTGAGTTAGCACAAAAGGTGCAGCAGGTACGTAAAAGTGGTTTAACCTTTGCTCCTGAGGCTGGGTCTCAGCGTATGCGTGATGTAATTAATAAAGGTGTAACAGAGCAAAACTTAGAGGATGCTGTGAGTGCTGCTTTTCAAGCTGGCTGGTCTACTGTAAAACTATATTTTATGATGGGGTTACCTACAGAAACTGATGAAGACGTGCTTGAAATTGCCGATTTGGCTTATAAAGTACTTGATTTGTATAAAAAAATTACAGGACGCAGGGGTGCTAAGGTAACGGTGAGTGTTTCATGTTTTGTTCCGAAACCTCATACTCCGTTCCAATGGTTTCCTCAGAATCTAGCGTCTGAATTTGAACGCAAACAACAACTGTTAAAGGCGAAACTTCGTGATAGAAATATCACCTTTAATTGGCACGATGCCCGTACCAGCTTTTTAGAGGGGGCTTTTGCTCGTGGTGATAGAAGACTAGGACAAGTATTACTTAAGGCATGGCAAAATGGCGCTAGATTTGATGGCTGGTCTGAATACTTTAAATACGATGTGTGGATCGATGCTTTTAAAGCTTCTGACCTGGATCCTTATTTCTATGCCACAAGGGAAAGAAGCTTTGAGGAAGTTATGCCATGGGATCATTTATCTTCAGGGGCCACCAAAGACTTTTTACAGCGGGAGTATCAGCAAGCGGTACAAGAAGAATTGACTTGTGATTGTAGGAGAGAAAAGTGTAGTGCTTGCGGTGTTTGTCCGGGACTCGGTGTTGAGGTTTTAGATTGGGGGAATAAAGCATAA
- a CDS encoding M50 family metallopeptidase, with protein MNCLRVATIAGIELKLNYWFIAMILLFALAGMLVKVCLVFSAVLWHELAHAGTALALGFKVHEVELLPFGGVARIEGLGIASSRSEIIIAAAGPIASSVLAALIYSGMFYLNNWSEMGEFYYKTNLMLVIFNMIPGLPLDGGRIFRAWLALKIDYCKATAIAAGISQWGSISLVGTVAYQYFVGGTINITFLVAAIFLYTTAKSEVKVAGFRNLRVMAQKKALLRARGVMPITHITVVEGVVLKDIVRLFRPDQYYIMLVLNADCKVCGSITETEMWEELPKKGLNATIRELISP; from the coding sequence GTGAATTGTTTGCGGGTTGCTACTATTGCGGGTATTGAACTGAAATTGAATTATTGGTTTATTGCAATGATTCTATTGTTTGCCCTCGCGGGGATGTTGGTGAAAGTTTGCTTGGTATTTAGCGCAGTATTGTGGCATGAGTTAGCACATGCGGGAACTGCTCTGGCTTTGGGGTTTAAGGTCCATGAGGTTGAACTGCTCCCCTTTGGAGGCGTGGCAAGGATTGAGGGGCTAGGGATCGCTAGTTCAAGGAGTGAAATAATAATAGCCGCCGCCGGACCCATCGCAAGTTCGGTTTTGGCGGCTCTTATTTATAGCGGTATGTTCTACTTGAATAATTGGAGTGAGATGGGGGAGTTTTATTATAAGACCAATCTAATGCTGGTAATTTTTAATATGATACCAGGTTTGCCCCTTGATGGCGGACGTATTTTTAGAGCTTGGCTGGCCTTGAAAATAGACTATTGTAAGGCTACTGCCATTGCAGCTGGTATTAGTCAATGGGGCAGTATTTCTTTGGTTGGCACTGTGGCGTATCAGTATTTTGTGGGAGGTACAATTAACATAACTTTTCTAGTAGCAGCTATATTTTTATATACAACGGCGAAAAGTGAAGTAAAAGTAGCTGGTTTCCGTAACTTACGTGTTATGGCGCAAAAAAAAGCCTTGCTAAGAGCGCGAGGTGTTATGCCAATTACCCATATTACCGTGGTGGAGGGTGTCGTATTAAAGGATATTGTTCGTTTGTTTAGACCTGATCAATATTATATTATGCTTGTTTTAAATGCAGATTGTAAGGTTTGCGGGAGCATAACGGAAACTGAGATGTGGGAAGAATTACCTAAGAAAGGACTTAATGCAACGATTAGGGAACTTATATCTCCGTAA